The following proteins come from a genomic window of Drosophila sulfurigaster albostrigata strain 15112-1811.04 chromosome X, ASM2355843v2, whole genome shotgun sequence:
- the LOC133848653 gene encoding putative uncharacterized protein DDB_G0286901, which yields MNFNYKYNSDNNKQAEDNEFNDSNVINMINHDNEKENKKQTGTNEFNDDNGKKAMNEKEIENSDNNENENIKQLEDPDNNERNGSNGINDNNENSDKIKNEKNKQSDDNEFNDNNQRNLTDDNERKNSDCNLLNDNNENKSNKQSEDNELNDSNENNVTSDNNENSASNSTNDNNESIDKKIKSNMQSENKKNSEFIKNNEIINNNENCDSNLIINNIENENENNNQSESNDNSVAISNNEFNADNESNAMSDNNENIDSKSINDNNELSDNNEMASNRQSEDNDNNAINDNNESENNEFNNNNNENGDENLFLNELVSLTNLLLSLQGMERLQGELQHLAERLSQIQLPNQSQISHSLLEYPLWSCSRNISFSSTQSGFWNPEKFVRMLDSQDLINWSANLRTCQDYIDVIVNNRLTSMGNIEKVKQILVHIIGLITQIISNVINT from the coding sequence ATGAATTTTAACTACAAGTACAACAGTGATAACAATAAACAGGCTGAGGACAACGAATTCAATGATAGCAACGTGATTAATATGATAAATCATGACAACGAGAAAGAGAACAAGAAGCAGACAGGCACCAACGAGTTCAACGATGATAACGGGAAGAAAGCGATGAACGAGAAAGAGATCGAGAACAGCGAtaacaacgagaacgagaacatTAAGCAGTTAGAGGACCCAGATAATAACGAAAGGAATGGAAGCAATGGGATAAACGATAACAACGAAAACAGTGATAAGATTAAGAACGAGAAAAACAAGCAGTCAGATGACAACGAGTTCAACGATAACAACCAAAGGAACTTGACGGACGATAACGAGAGAAAGAACAGCGATTGTAACTTGTTAAACGATAACAACGagaacaagagcaacaaacagTCAGAGGACAACGAGTTAAACGATAGCAACGAGAATAATGTGACAAGCGATAACAACGAGAACAGCGCAAGTAACTCGACAAACGATAACAACGAGAGCATCGATAAAAAGATCAAAAGCAACATGCAGTCCGAGAACAAGAAAAATAGCGAGTTCATCAAAAACAACGAGATCATCAATAATAACGAGAACTGCGATAGTAACTTGATAATCAATAACatcgagaacgagaacgagaacaacaaTCAGTCGGAGAGCAATGATAATAGCGTAGCAATCTCTAACAACGAGTTCAACGCTGATAACGAGAGCAACGCGATGAGCGATAACAACGAGAACATCGATAGTAaatcgataaacgataacAATGAGCtcagcgacaacaacgagaTGGCGAGCAACAGACAGTCTGAGGACAACGATAATAACGCAATAAACGATAACAACGAGAGCGAAAACAACGagttcaacaacaataacaacgagaACGGAGATGAGAACTTGTTTCTCAATGAATTGGTGTCTTTAACAAACCTTCTGCTGTCGCTACAAGGTATGGAGCGGCTGCAAGGTGAGTTGCAACATTTAGCTGAAAGGCTGTCACAAATTCAGTTGCCGAATCAATCGCAAATTTCGCACTCGCTGCTCGAATATCCATTATGGAGCTGTAGCCGTAATATCAGTTTTTCCAGCACTCAATCCGGATTTTGGAATCCAGAGAAATTCGTTCGTATGCTCGACAGCCAGGACTTGATCAATTGGAGCGCAAATCTGCGAACTTGCCAGGATTATATCGATGTAATCGTTAACAACAGGCTGACCTCAATGGGAAATATCGAGAAAGTGAAACAAATACTGGTGCACATCATTGGACTCATCACTCAAATCATTAGCAATGTAATCAATACttag